AGAAGGAGGCCATTACAGGGGACCTGGTGCCGGATGTTTTTGGCGGCAGCACCACCGTTTCTGAATTAGAGGTCCTCTCCGGCTTTTCTATGACCATTATGGATCCAAGCTTTCGCTGGCCACGCCCGACCTATGTTTCCTTTTTCAAAGATCAAGGTTACGCCACAGAAGCCATGCACCCTAATGACGGTTATTTTTACAATCGGGTTAATGTCCTGCCCAATGTGGGCTTTGAAAAGTTTTTCTATACCCAGAATTATTTTAAGAATAAAGAAGAGGACGGGCTATATGCGGATAAGGCCCTTTTCAACCATGTCTTCAACCGGGTTCAAGGGGCAGAAAAACCGCTTTTTCACTACACAGCCACGATGCAAAATCATGGCCCCTATGCCGGCCTTCTTGCTGCCGACTCATGGTGCGAGCGGCCAGAAGGCATAAGTGAAGAAGACTTTAACGCCTTTCAGGCCTACTTAGAAGGCGTGGCAGATACCGGGCAGGTTTTATGGGATTTTACGCGTCGCCTGGAAGACTTAGATAAACCGGTGGTAGTGGTGGCCTTTGGAGACCATAGCCCCGGCTTTAGCAATACCTTTTTTAACCAGATGGGTTTTATTGATTCTAAAGACCAAGGGGTTCTGAAAAATATCCATTTTTATAAAACCCCCTATTTGATTTGGGGAAACGAATCAGCCAAGGCAAGGCTTGATAAGGATTTTAGCGGCTCTTTCGGCCCCTTGGATCCGGAACTTTTACTGGCCAAGACCATGGGCTATATGGGTGTAACCGGTAGTCCCTACCAGGCTTTTTTACAAGATTATGCTCAAGTTGTCCCGGTGGCGAAAAAAAGATATTGCTATGAAAATGGAGCCTATCAGCTTGCGCCAAGTAAAGAGGCGACCATTTGGATAGAGAAAAAAGAGGCGGCGGAAGGCTTTACCCGTCGGCAAAAAGTGCATTAACTGCCTTCAGTGGCATATTTTTAATGAAAGGTCCCCTTTTCGTCAGCCTCATTTTGCCATGATGAAAGGGGCCTTTT
This portion of the Peptococcus niger genome encodes:
- a CDS encoding LTA synthase family protein translates to MKGDPKRVGGGQWTLRSALATGLFLLGVGAVTTLGSLYIGFYQFIDGLFAAYLTNLPLLLLNALPIILSLLLVFALSSSLRIAVFVNTVFWGLLAVFNAVKVAYRHESLRIDDVYFLGPMVKIMPRYLQDLLPLLIAVGLGVVLLASLSRHLPKVPQLPRLVAGGLVALLLVTGFAAQGNYKTWKKAFYLGEVQGLNNWVGIDNDASNGFPYSFIYQSYAVLLNTRQPVDEALAREVLQDYRAMPMAEEQKVNVLVVLLESFKDFSDLGMAGLEERDPYAYFHSLQKEAITGDLVPDVFGGSTTVSELEVLSGFSMTIMDPSFRWPRPTYVSFFKDQGYATEAMHPNDGYFYNRVNVLPNVGFEKFFYTQNYFKNKEEDGLYADKALFNHVFNRVQGAEKPLFHYTATMQNHGPYAGLLAADSWCERPEGISEEDFNAFQAYLEGVADTGQVLWDFTRRLEDLDKPVVVVAFGDHSPGFSNTFFNQMGFIDSKDQGVLKNIHFYKTPYLIWGNESAKARLDKDFSGSFGPLDPELLLAKTMGYMGVTGSPYQAFLQDYAQVVPVAKKRYCYENGAYQLAPSKEATIWIEKKEAAEGFTRRQKVH